The following are encoded in a window of Castanea sativa cultivar Marrone di Chiusa Pesio chromosome 9, ASM4071231v1 genomic DNA:
- the LOC142611197 gene encoding aspartic proteinase 36 isoform X1, producing MRAYFVVPLFSVLAAVSVSVVYSLLLPLERSFPLTHRVELDQLRARDRARHARILQGSVGGVVDFSVQGSSDPYFVGYEWLYFTKVKLGSPPKEFNVQIDTGSDILWVTCNSCSDCPQSSALGIQLNFFDAASSSTAALVPCSDPMCTSALQSAATICSSQNNQCSYSFQYGDGSGTSGYYVSDALYFDMVLGQSSTVNSSAPIVFGCSTYQSGDLTKTDKAVDGIFGFGQGDLSVISQLSSRGITPKVFSHCLKGDGNGGGILVLGEILEPGIAYSPLVPSQPHYNLYLQSIAVNGQLLPIDPSVFATSNNRGTIVDSGTTLAYLVAEAYDPFVSSITANVQQSVTPIISKGNQCYLVSTSGINIFPQVSLNFAGASMVLKPEEYLVHLGFTDGAAMWCIGFQRVQEGVTILGDLVLKDKIFVYDLARQRIGWANYDCSLSVNVSITSGKEYLNAGQLSVSSSTRDTLFELLPTGIIGVLFYTLVLN from the exons ATGCGAGCCTACTTCGTAGTACCCTTGTTCTCGGTCTTAGCCGCCGTGTCCGTGTCGGTCGTTTACTCTCTCCTTCTCCCTCTGGAGAGGTCATTCCCTTTAACTCACCGTGTCGAGCTCGACCAGCTCAGGGCCAGAGACAGAGCTAGACACGCTCGAATCTTGCAAGGCTCTGTGGGTGGTGTTGTAGACTTCTCAGTCCAAGGCTCCTCCGATCCTTACTTCGTCGGGTATGAGTG GCTTTATTTCACAAAAGTAAAATTGGGCTCTCCTCCAAAAGAATTCAATGTGCAGATTGATACAGGGAGTGACATCTTGTGGGTTACTTGCAATTCCTGCAGTGATTGCCCCCAATCTAGTGCACTTGGA ATTCAGCTCAATTTCTTTGATGCTGCTAGCTCATCAACTGCTGCACTGGTGCCATGCTCAGATCCAATGTGCACTTCTGCATTGCAAAGTGCAGCCACTATTTGCTCTTCTCAGAATAATCAGTGCAGTTACTCTTTTCAATATGGAGATGGAAGTGGGACATCGGGTTATTATGTGTCCGACGCACTTTATTTTGACATGGTTCTTGGGCAATCTTCGACCGTTAACTCTTCGGCACCCATTGTTTTTGG GTGTAGCACGTATCAGTCCGGGGATTTAACTAAGACAGATAAAGCAGTCGATGGGATTTTTGGTTTTGGACAGGGTGATCTTTCCGTTATTTCACAATTGTCATCTCGTGGCATAACACCCAAAGTGTTCTCCCATTGCTTGAAAGGAGATGGCAATGGTGGGGGAATATTGGTTCTTGGTGAGATTTTGGAGCCAGGCATTGCATATAGTCCGCTTGTCCCATCACA GcctcattataatttatatttgcaaagcATTGCTGTCAATGGACAATTGTTGCCAATTGATCCTTCAGTATTTGCAACATCAAACAATCGAGGAACCATTGTGGATTCTGGAACAACTTTGGCGTACCTTGTGGCTGAAGCTTACGATCCTTTTGTTAGTTCT ATAACTGCGAATGTTCAACAATCTGTGACTCCCATCATTTCAAAAGGAAACCAATGTTATCTAGTCTCCACTAG tGGAATCAATATATTTCCTCAAGTTAGTTTAAACTTTGCGGGTGCATCCATGGTATTAAAACCAGAAGAGTACCTTGTCCATCTTGGTTTCACT GATGGTGCTGCAATGTGGTGCATTGGATTTCAGAGAGTTCAGGAAGGGGTAACAATTTTAGGAG ATCTTGTTCTGAAAGATAAGATCTTTGTGTATGATCTAGCTCGTCAGCGGATTGGTTGGGCAAACTATGATT GTTCCTTGTCCGTTAATGTCTCTATAACTTCTGGGAAGGAGTATCTCAATGCAGGACAGCTGAGTGTGAGCAGCTCAACAAGAGACACACTCTTTGAACTGCTACCTACTGGCATTATCGGTGTCCTATTTTATACTTTGGTGTTAAATTAG
- the LOC142611196 gene encoding polyadenylate-binding protein 7, with protein sequence MAAPLTAATVSASVAAAAAAASAPPPLPLPSSSIYVGDLHPDVTDDHLFEAFKGFDSLASVRVCRDSSTGRSLCYGYVNFISPQDAIRAIEAKNHTALNGKVIRVMWSHRDSDARKSGKGNLYVKNLSDSIDNPKLQDMFQKFGNVLSCKVAMSDDGKSRGHGFVQFESEESARAAIEKLNGSTVEDKEIYVGWFVKKSDRILPSPDAKFTNLYMKNLDLDVTEELLREKFSEFGKIASLVISRDDNGTSRGFGFVNFDNPDDARQAMEAMNGSQLGSKALYVARAQKKVEREQILRHQFEEKRKEQLLKYKASNVYVKNIDDDVTEEELREHFSQCGTITSAKLMQDDKGISRGFGFVCFSTPEEANKAVNTFHGYMFHRKPLYVAPAQRKEDRQAQLQLLYAQRMAGLVGHSTPVFPGGYPPYYYAPGVVQVPPRPVMMYQPLESRPGWRANGFVPPTRPAFQPSPLPNTQKQNRHNRGRMNGHMLPQGGVHSLSYLPLLQQNTHSVTSSKDSTNQQRTGQAKYVPNGHQREMSKGSGVSSTASNSGGVAQQGAEMLSSMLAAASPEQRKQILGERLYPLVQKYKPDLASKITGMLLEMDNSELLLLLESPESLAVKVEEAVQVLKYSKAKVSGQDALHPSYLSAEVAVN encoded by the exons ATGGCGGCACCACTAACGGCGGCGACAGTGAGCGCGAGcgtggcggcggcggcggcggcggctagcgctcctcctcctcttcctcttccttcttCGTCTATTTACGTCGGGGACCTCCACCCTGACGTGACGGACGATCACCTCTTCGAGGCTTTCAAAGGTTTCGACTCTCTCGCGTCCGTGCGAGTCTGCAGAGACTCGTCGACAGGTCGCTCGCTCTGCTATGGCTACGTCAACTTCATCTCTCCCCAAGACG CAATTCGTGCAATTGAAGCAAAGAATCACACTGCATTGAATGGAAAAGTGATTAGAGTCATGTGGTCACATCGCGATTCTGATGCAAGAAAGAGCGGAAAAGGCAATCTCTATGTTAAG AACTTGAGTGACTCGATTGATAATCCGAAGCTTCAAGATATGTTTCAGAAATTTGGGAATGTTTTGTCTTGCAAAGTTGCAATGTCTGATGATGGGAAAAGTAGAGGGCATGGCTTTGTTCAATTTGAGTCCGAGGAATCTGCAAGAGCTGCTATTGAGAAGCTAAATGGCTCCACTGTTGAAGACAAGGAGAT ATATGTTGGATGGtttgtcaaaaagagtgatcgGATTTTGCCTAGCCCTGATgctaaatttacaaatttgtaCATGAAGAATTTGGATCTAGATGTCACAGAAGAGCTTCTGCGGGAAAAGTTCTCCGAGTTTGGGAAAATTGCTAGCTTGGTTATCTCAAGGGATGACAATGGGACCTCAAGAGGTTTTGGTTTTGTAAACTTTGATAATCCAGATGATGCTAGACAGGCAATGGAAGCAATGAATGGATCACAACTTG GCTCAAAGGCTCTATATGTAGCGAGGGCTCAGAAGAAAGTGGAGCGTGAGCAAATTTTGCGTCATCAGTTTGAGGAGAAACGCAAAGAGCAGCTCTTGAAATACAAG gcCTCAAATGTCTATGTGAAGAACATTGATGATGATGTGACTGAAGAAGAGCTGCGAGAACACTTCAGTCAGTGTGGCACAATTACTTCTGCGAAACTTATGCAAGATGACAAGGGAATAAGTAGGGGGTTTGGATTTGTCTGCTTTTCCACCCCTGAGGAGGCCAATAAAGCAGTGAACACTTTTCACG GATACATGTTTCATCGGAAGCCACTGTATGTGGCTCCTGCTCAGAGGAAAGAGGATAGACAAGCCCAATTGCAGCTTCTGTATGCACAACGTATGGCAGGACTAGTGGGGCATTCAACTCCTGTTTTCCCTGGTGGATATCCTCCATACTACTACGCTCCTGGTGTAGTCCAAGTGCCTCCTAGGCCTGTGATGATGTATCAGCCTCTGGAATCAAGGCCTGGATGGAGGGCAAATGGCTTTGTCCCTCCAACCAGACCAGCCTTTCAACCATCTCCA CTTCCTAATACTCAAAAGCAAAATAGGCATAACAGGGGCAGAATGAACGGGCATATGCTTCCACAGGGTGGTGTTCACTCTCTTTCATATTTGCCCCTCTTGCAACAGAACACTCACTCAGTGACTTCTTCAAAAGATTCAACCAATCAGCAG CGGACTGGGCAGGCTAAGTATGTTCCAAATGGTCATCAACGTGAGATGAGCAAAGGATCTGGTGTCTCATCTACTGCCTCTAATTCGGGTGGAGTTGCACAACAGGGAGCAGAGATGCTGAGTAGCATGCTCGCTGCTGCTTCCCCTGAGCAGCGGAAGCAGATACTTGGCGAGCGTCTCTACCCTCTTGTCCAGAAATACAAG CCTGATCTTGCTTCTAAGATTACGGGGA
- the LOC142611197 gene encoding aspartic proteinase 36 isoform X2, producing MRAYFVVPLFSVLAAVSVSVVYSLLLPLERSFPLTHRVELDQLRARDRARHARILQGSVGGVVDFSVQGSSDPYFVGLYFTKVKLGSPPKEFNVQIDTGSDILWVTCNSCSDCPQSSALGIQLNFFDAASSSTAALVPCSDPMCTSALQSAATICSSQNNQCSYSFQYGDGSGTSGYYVSDALYFDMVLGQSSTVNSSAPIVFGCSTYQSGDLTKTDKAVDGIFGFGQGDLSVISQLSSRGITPKVFSHCLKGDGNGGGILVLGEILEPGIAYSPLVPSQPHYNLYLQSIAVNGQLLPIDPSVFATSNNRGTIVDSGTTLAYLVAEAYDPFVSSITANVQQSVTPIISKGNQCYLVSTSGINIFPQVSLNFAGASMVLKPEEYLVHLGFTDGAAMWCIGFQRVQEGVTILGDLVLKDKIFVYDLARQRIGWANYDCSLSVNVSITSGKEYLNAGQLSVSSSTRDTLFELLPTGIIGVLFYTLVLN from the exons ATGCGAGCCTACTTCGTAGTACCCTTGTTCTCGGTCTTAGCCGCCGTGTCCGTGTCGGTCGTTTACTCTCTCCTTCTCCCTCTGGAGAGGTCATTCCCTTTAACTCACCGTGTCGAGCTCGACCAGCTCAGGGCCAGAGACAGAGCTAGACACGCTCGAATCTTGCAAGGCTCTGTGGGTGGTGTTGTAGACTTCTCAGTCCAAGGCTCCTCCGATCCTTACTTCGTCGG GCTTTATTTCACAAAAGTAAAATTGGGCTCTCCTCCAAAAGAATTCAATGTGCAGATTGATACAGGGAGTGACATCTTGTGGGTTACTTGCAATTCCTGCAGTGATTGCCCCCAATCTAGTGCACTTGGA ATTCAGCTCAATTTCTTTGATGCTGCTAGCTCATCAACTGCTGCACTGGTGCCATGCTCAGATCCAATGTGCACTTCTGCATTGCAAAGTGCAGCCACTATTTGCTCTTCTCAGAATAATCAGTGCAGTTACTCTTTTCAATATGGAGATGGAAGTGGGACATCGGGTTATTATGTGTCCGACGCACTTTATTTTGACATGGTTCTTGGGCAATCTTCGACCGTTAACTCTTCGGCACCCATTGTTTTTGG GTGTAGCACGTATCAGTCCGGGGATTTAACTAAGACAGATAAAGCAGTCGATGGGATTTTTGGTTTTGGACAGGGTGATCTTTCCGTTATTTCACAATTGTCATCTCGTGGCATAACACCCAAAGTGTTCTCCCATTGCTTGAAAGGAGATGGCAATGGTGGGGGAATATTGGTTCTTGGTGAGATTTTGGAGCCAGGCATTGCATATAGTCCGCTTGTCCCATCACA GcctcattataatttatatttgcaaagcATTGCTGTCAATGGACAATTGTTGCCAATTGATCCTTCAGTATTTGCAACATCAAACAATCGAGGAACCATTGTGGATTCTGGAACAACTTTGGCGTACCTTGTGGCTGAAGCTTACGATCCTTTTGTTAGTTCT ATAACTGCGAATGTTCAACAATCTGTGACTCCCATCATTTCAAAAGGAAACCAATGTTATCTAGTCTCCACTAG tGGAATCAATATATTTCCTCAAGTTAGTTTAAACTTTGCGGGTGCATCCATGGTATTAAAACCAGAAGAGTACCTTGTCCATCTTGGTTTCACT GATGGTGCTGCAATGTGGTGCATTGGATTTCAGAGAGTTCAGGAAGGGGTAACAATTTTAGGAG ATCTTGTTCTGAAAGATAAGATCTTTGTGTATGATCTAGCTCGTCAGCGGATTGGTTGGGCAAACTATGATT GTTCCTTGTCCGTTAATGTCTCTATAACTTCTGGGAAGGAGTATCTCAATGCAGGACAGCTGAGTGTGAGCAGCTCAACAAGAGACACACTCTTTGAACTGCTACCTACTGGCATTATCGGTGTCCTATTTTATACTTTGGTGTTAAATTAG